In a genomic window of Mycolicibacterium neoaurum VKM Ac-1815D:
- a CDS encoding cytochrome P450, translating to MSEATVERIDTPAINLPPGPTFNRAVLGIGFALFRRPVVARLASRYGSAFSMQLPVFGPTVIVTDSQLAKQLFTASPEDVGNIQPNLSRILGAGSVFALDRAEHRRRRKLLTPPFHGKSIKNYERIFEEETLRESANWPIGQEFPILEPMMRITLNAILRAVFGADGAHLDELRRIIPPWVTLGSRCATLPTPKRDYGRWHPWSRLAEYRRRYDEVVGRLIDEVAADPRLDERDDVLALLLRSSYEDGTAMSRQDIADELLTLLAAGHETTASTMGWVFERISRHPDVLSRLVEEAQGDDTANEYRQAVILETQRVRTVIDFSGRHVYSPTFELGEWVIPRGHSIVVSLSQLHEREFDNADRFDPQRFVGNRPPLAWVPYGGGTRRCVGAVFANVEMDIVLRTVLRHFTLATTTAPGEKVHSRGVAFTPKRGGRVVLHAR from the coding sequence ATGAGCGAAGCGACCGTCGAACGTATCGATACCCCCGCCATCAACCTGCCTCCTGGCCCGACCTTCAACCGAGCGGTGCTCGGCATCGGCTTTGCGCTGTTCCGCCGTCCGGTGGTCGCGCGTCTGGCCAGTCGGTACGGGTCTGCCTTCAGTATGCAGCTGCCGGTCTTCGGCCCGACGGTGATCGTCACCGACTCGCAGTTGGCCAAGCAGTTGTTCACGGCCAGCCCGGAGGATGTCGGCAACATCCAACCCAATCTGTCGCGCATCCTCGGCGCGGGTTCGGTCTTCGCGCTCGACCGTGCCGAGCACCGACGTCGCCGCAAGCTGCTCACCCCGCCGTTCCACGGCAAGAGCATCAAGAACTACGAACGCATCTTCGAGGAAGAGACGCTGCGCGAGTCGGCGAATTGGCCTATCGGGCAGGAGTTCCCGATTCTCGAACCGATGATGCGGATAACCCTCAACGCGATCCTGCGCGCGGTGTTCGGTGCCGACGGAGCTCATCTCGACGAACTGCGCCGGATCATCCCGCCGTGGGTGACGCTGGGCTCGCGGTGCGCGACCCTGCCCACTCCGAAGCGGGACTACGGACGCTGGCATCCCTGGAGCCGGTTGGCCGAGTATCGCCGCCGCTACGACGAGGTGGTCGGCAGGCTCATCGACGAGGTCGCGGCCGATCCGCGCCTCGACGAGCGCGATGACGTGCTGGCCCTGTTGCTGCGCAGCAGTTATGAGGACGGCACCGCGATGTCGCGACAGGACATCGCCGACGAACTGCTGACCCTGCTGGCGGCCGGTCACGAGACCACGGCCTCGACCATGGGGTGGGTGTTCGAGCGGATCAGCAGGCATCCCGATGTACTGAGCAGGCTGGTCGAGGAGGCGCAGGGAGATGACACCGCCAATGAGTACCGCCAAGCCGTCATCCTGGAGACCCAGCGGGTGCGCACCGTCATCGACTTCTCGGGACGGCATGTGTATTCGCCGACCTTCGAACTAGGCGAGTGGGTCATCCCGCGCGGACATTCGATCGTGGTGAGTCTGTCGCAGCTGCACGAGCGTGAGTTCGACAACGCCGATCGATTCGATCCACAGCGGTTCGTGGGCAACCGTCCGCCGCTGGCCTGGGTGCCCTACGGCGGCGGGACCCGGCGCTGCGTCGGTGCCGTGTTCGCGAATGTGGAGATGGATATCGTCCTGCGAACGGTGTTGCGGCACTTCACCCTTGCCACCACCACCGCGCCGGGGGAGAAGGTGCACTCACGTGGAGTGGCCTTCACCCCCAAGCGCGGTGGGCGCGTGGTGCTACACGCCCGGTGA
- a CDS encoding class I SAM-dependent methyltransferase, whose amino-acid sequence MSTAQTDLPPETARLFAFAEQVTGFLPADEGRALYDAAVRYLAGGVGVEIGTYCGKSTVLLGAAAVQTGSIIYTVDHHHGSEEHQPGWEYHDTSLVDPVTGRFDTLPTARHTLDLAGLDEHVVAVVGKSPVVAKVWATPVQFLFIDGGHTEEAAQRDYDGWAKWVASGGALVIHDVFPDPNDGGQAPYHIYRRAIDSGDFTEVSVTGSLRLLERR is encoded by the coding sequence ATGAGCACCGCGCAGACCGACCTGCCGCCCGAAACCGCCCGGCTCTTCGCGTTCGCCGAGCAGGTCACCGGCTTCCTGCCGGCCGACGAGGGGCGCGCGCTCTACGACGCGGCGGTGCGCTACCTGGCCGGCGGCGTCGGCGTCGAGATCGGCACGTACTGCGGGAAGTCGACGGTGCTGCTCGGGGCGGCCGCCGTGCAGACCGGCAGCATCATCTACACCGTCGACCACCACCACGGGTCCGAGGAACACCAGCCGGGGTGGGAGTATCACGACACCAGCCTGGTCGACCCCGTCACCGGCCGATTCGACACCCTGCCCACCGCACGGCACACCCTCGACCTGGCGGGCCTTGACGAGCACGTGGTGGCCGTCGTCGGGAAATCGCCTGTGGTCGCCAAGGTCTGGGCGACGCCGGTGCAATTCCTGTTCATCGACGGCGGTCACACCGAGGAGGCCGCTCAGCGCGACTACGACGGGTGGGCCAAGTGGGTGGCATCCGGCGGCGCCCTGGTGATCCACGACGTGTTCCCCGACCCGAACGACGGCGGACAGGCGCCGTACCACATCTACCGGCGTGCCATCGATTCCGGTGATTTCACCGAGGTCTCGGTCACCGGCTCACTGCGGCTGCTGGAGCGTCGCTAA
- a CDS encoding nuclear transport factor 2 family protein: protein MTPFTRDELAEAYTTFEKTVARAATTRDWDPWVDQYTPDVEYVEHAAGTMRGREQVRPWIWKTMETFPGNHMTAFPSLWSVIDEGTARVICELDNPMRDPGDGTIISATNISILTYAGDGLWRRQEDIYNPLRFVSAAMKWCKKAQQLGTIDDEAAEWMKGMAR, encoded by the coding sequence GTGACGCCATTCACCCGTGACGAATTGGCCGAGGCCTACACCACCTTCGAGAAGACCGTGGCTCGGGCCGCGACCACCAGGGACTGGGACCCGTGGGTGGACCAGTACACCCCCGATGTCGAGTACGTGGAGCACGCCGCAGGCACGATGCGCGGCCGGGAACAGGTGCGGCCGTGGATCTGGAAGACGATGGAGACCTTCCCGGGTAACCACATGACCGCCTTTCCGTCGCTGTGGTCGGTGATCGACGAGGGCACCGCGCGAGTCATCTGCGAACTCGACAATCCCATGCGTGATCCCGGGGACGGCACCATCATCAGCGCCACCAACATCTCGATTCTCACCTATGCCGGTGATGGTCTGTGGCGCCGGCAGGAAGACATCTACAACCCGCTCCGGTTTGTCTCCGCGGCCATGAAGTGGTGCAAGAAGGCGCAACAACTCGGGACCATCGACGATGAGGCCGCCGAATGGATGAAGGGTATGGCGCGATGA
- a CDS encoding NAD-dependent epimerase/dehydratase family protein, with the protein MTETSPVLVIGANGYLGSHLTRQLVADGHDVRVMVRAGANTVGIDDLDVQRFVGDIWDNDVLRAAMTGAQTVYYCVVDTRGWLRDPSPLFRTNVEGTRNVLNIAVEPEIASGLQKFVFTSSYATVGRRRGRTATENDVIGRRGLTPYVQSRVQAENLVLSYARERGLPAVAMCVSTTYGGKDWGRTPHGAIIAGAAFGKLPFVMSGIELEAVGVNDAARALILAAEKGRVGERYLISEKMISNAEVARIAATAAGVAPPARSIPLPLTYVLAALGTVKGRLRKTDEKLSLASLRLMRAEAPVDCTKARSELGWEPTPVEDSIAEAARFWVELRNSRKRT; encoded by the coding sequence ATGACGGAGACGTCCCCCGTTCTGGTGATCGGCGCGAACGGCTATCTCGGCTCGCATCTGACCCGACAGCTGGTGGCCGACGGCCACGATGTGCGGGTGATGGTGCGTGCGGGCGCCAACACCGTCGGTATCGACGACCTGGATGTGCAGCGCTTCGTCGGAGACATCTGGGACAACGATGTGTTGCGCGCCGCGATGACCGGTGCGCAGACGGTCTACTACTGCGTGGTGGACACTCGGGGCTGGTTGCGTGATCCGTCGCCGCTGTTCCGCACCAATGTCGAGGGCACGCGCAACGTGCTGAACATCGCCGTCGAACCCGAGATTGCCTCCGGTTTGCAGAAGTTCGTGTTCACCAGCAGCTATGCCACGGTCGGGCGGCGTCGCGGACGGACCGCCACCGAGAATGACGTCATCGGCCGCCGGGGCCTCACCCCGTATGTGCAGTCGCGCGTGCAGGCCGAGAACCTGGTGCTGTCGTATGCCCGCGAGCGGGGGCTGCCCGCGGTGGCGATGTGCGTGTCGACGACCTACGGCGGCAAGGATTGGGGTCGCACCCCGCATGGAGCGATCATCGCGGGCGCGGCCTTCGGGAAATTGCCCTTCGTGATGAGCGGTATCGAGCTGGAGGCCGTCGGCGTCAACGATGCTGCGCGGGCGTTGATCCTGGCCGCCGAGAAGGGGCGCGTCGGCGAGCGATACCTGATCTCGGAGAAAATGATCAGCAATGCCGAGGTGGCCCGGATCGCCGCCACCGCAGCCGGTGTCGCACCGCCCGCGCGGTCGATCCCGTTGCCATTGACCTACGTGCTGGCCGCGCTGGGTACCGTCAAGGGGCGGCTGCGAAAGACCGACGAGAAGCTCTCGCTGGCCTCGTTGCGGCTGATGCGCGCCGAGGCGCCGGTCGACTGCACCAAGGCCCGCAGTGAACTCGGTTGGGAGCCAACGCCGGTGGAGGACTCCATCGCCGAGGCGGCTCGGTTCTGGGTAGAGCTGCGCAATTCGCGCAAGCGAACCTAG
- a CDS encoding TetR/AcrR family transcriptional regulator, whose product MSDATLESTRRRLSAKQADTVDRLGRAALDLLARDGFAALTVRRVAAAAGVGAATAYTYFSSKEHLVAEVFWRRLAESPLAAHESEDPATRVLEVLEHISALVAGEPEFAGAVTNALLGKDPDVDALRGRIGADIRGRLVAALGAAVDADVIEALELLYTGTLVWAGMGYEGYPEISLRLLKSARLILR is encoded by the coding sequence GTGTCCGATGCGACCCTGGAGTCGACGCGCCGTCGGTTGAGCGCCAAGCAGGCCGACACCGTCGATCGCCTCGGCAGGGCGGCCTTGGATCTGCTGGCCCGGGATGGTTTCGCGGCATTGACCGTGCGTCGGGTGGCCGCAGCGGCCGGCGTCGGTGCCGCGACGGCCTATACCTATTTCTCCTCGAAGGAACACCTTGTCGCCGAGGTGTTCTGGCGTCGGCTCGCCGAATCGCCGCTGGCCGCCCACGAGTCCGAGGATCCGGCGACCAGGGTGCTGGAGGTGCTGGAACACATTTCCGCGCTGGTGGCCGGCGAGCCGGAATTCGCGGGCGCGGTGACCAACGCGCTGCTCGGTAAGGATCCCGATGTCGACGCGCTGCGGGGGCGCATCGGCGCCGATATCCGAGGCCGCCTCGTGGCGGCACTGGGGGCGGCGGTCGATGCCGATGTCATCGAGGCGCTCGAGTTGCTCTACACCGGAACGCTGGTGTGGGCGGGCATGGGCTACGAGGGCTATCCGGAGATCTCGCTGCGGCTACTGAAATCGGCGCGGCTGATCTTGCGTTGA
- a CDS encoding prenyltransferase, which yields MTAHEIPGVAGVLTPEQCLQTAVSIADTQESSGAIPWSVGGHTDPWDHVENAMALTVAGLLEPARAAFEWSRTAQRPDGSWPIQLRNGVIEDANTDSNFCAYIATGVWHHVLITGDRRFAELMWPTVSRAIDLVLTMQLPGGEIGWARSDAGLIEEALLTGCASIFHSIRCALALANYLDDPQPEWEVALGQLGHAIAEHPESFNAKDSHAMEWYYPVLGGALRGHTARARIEARWDDFVVEDLGIRCVDHRPWVTGAETCELVLTLDAIGDRARAREQFAAMQHLREGDGSYWTGLVFADGKRWPEERTTWTGAAMILAADALSSTTPAAGIFRTDLPRGLESEFDCACATSGPAGR from the coding sequence ATGACCGCCCACGAGATCCCCGGTGTCGCCGGTGTTCTGACACCCGAGCAGTGCCTCCAGACGGCGGTCTCCATCGCCGACACCCAGGAGTCCTCGGGCGCCATTCCGTGGTCCGTGGGCGGACACACCGATCCCTGGGATCACGTCGAGAACGCGATGGCGCTGACGGTGGCCGGGCTGCTGGAGCCGGCGCGGGCCGCCTTCGAGTGGAGCCGGACGGCCCAGCGACCGGACGGATCCTGGCCGATCCAGCTGCGTAACGGCGTCATCGAGGACGCCAACACCGACAGCAACTTCTGCGCCTATATCGCGACCGGTGTGTGGCACCACGTGTTGATCACCGGTGACCGCCGCTTCGCCGAGCTGATGTGGCCGACGGTGTCCCGCGCGATCGACCTGGTGCTGACGATGCAGCTTCCCGGTGGGGAGATCGGTTGGGCCAGAAGCGATGCCGGTCTGATCGAGGAGGCGCTGCTGACCGGCTGTGCGAGCATCTTCCACAGCATCCGGTGTGCGCTGGCGCTGGCCAACTATCTGGACGATCCGCAACCGGAGTGGGAGGTTGCGCTCGGCCAGCTGGGCCATGCCATCGCCGAGCACCCGGAGTCGTTCAACGCCAAGGACTCTCACGCGATGGAGTGGTACTACCCAGTGCTCGGCGGTGCGTTGCGCGGGCATACCGCACGGGCCCGTATCGAGGCGCGGTGGGACGATTTCGTGGTCGAGGACCTCGGCATCCGCTGTGTGGACCATCGGCCATGGGTCACCGGCGCCGAAACCTGCGAGCTGGTGCTGACGTTGGACGCCATCGGTGATCGCGCCAGGGCTCGCGAACAGTTCGCCGCGATGCAGCACCTGCGCGAAGGCGACGGTTCTTACTGGACAGGACTGGTGTTCGCCGACGGGAAGCGTTGGCCGGAGGAGCGGACCACCTGGACGGGCGCGGCGATGATCCTGGCCGCCGATGCGCTGTCGAGTACCACCCCGGCCGCCGGTATCTTTCGGACCGACCTTCCGCGCGGGCTGGAGAGCGAATTCGACTGTGCCTGCGCCACATCCGGTCCGGCGGGGCGTTAG
- the msrA gene encoding peptide-methionine (S)-S-oxide reductase MsrA yields the protein MSDFQKAILAGGCFWGMQDLIRKQPGVVSTRVGYTGGENEHATYRNHPGHAEAIEIIYDPAETDYRALLEFFFQIHDPSTKNRQGNDVGTSYRSAIFYVDDEQKSIALDTIADVDASGLWPGKVVTEVVPEAPFWEAEPEHQDYLVRYPTGYTCHFPRPGWKLPKRAEV from the coding sequence ATGAGCGACTTCCAGAAGGCCATTCTGGCCGGCGGCTGCTTCTGGGGCATGCAGGATCTGATTCGTAAGCAGCCGGGGGTCGTGTCGACGCGGGTGGGCTACACCGGCGGCGAGAACGAGCACGCCACCTACCGCAACCACCCGGGCCATGCCGAGGCGATCGAGATCATCTACGACCCCGCCGAGACCGACTACCGGGCACTGCTGGAGTTCTTCTTCCAGATCCACGACCCGTCGACGAAGAACCGTCAGGGCAACGATGTCGGCACCAGCTACCGGTCGGCGATCTTCTATGTCGATGACGAGCAGAAGTCGATCGCGCTGGACACCATCGCCGATGTCGACGCCTCCGGCCTCTGGCCCGGAAAGGTCGTCACCGAGGTGGTACCGGAGGCTCCCTTCTGGGAGGCCGAGCCCGAGCATCAGGACTACCTGGTGCGCTACCCGACCGGGTACACCTGCCACTTCCCGCGCCCGGGCTGGAAGTTACCCAAGCGCGCGGAGGTCTGA
- a CDS encoding class I SAM-dependent methyltransferase, with protein sequence MLTVDFDRLGIGPGTSVIDVGCGAGRHSFEAYRRGADVVAFDQSVEDLNDVDAILTAMKEQGEAPASARAEAVKGDALDLPYADGTFDCVIASEILEHVPADDAAIAELVRVLKPGGALAVTVPRWLPEKVCWMLSDEYHANEGGHIRIYKADELRDKITGRGMHFTHSEHAHSLHSPFWWLKCAVGVDKPDHPVVTAYHKLLVWDMMSRPWVTKQAEAALNPLIGKSVALYFRKPTV encoded by the coding sequence GTGCTGACCGTCGATTTCGACAGACTAGGTATCGGCCCGGGGACATCGGTCATCGATGTCGGTTGTGGGGCCGGGCGGCATTCCTTCGAGGCCTACCGGCGTGGTGCGGACGTCGTCGCCTTCGACCAGAGCGTCGAGGATCTCAATGACGTCGACGCGATCTTAACCGCGATGAAGGAGCAGGGTGAGGCTCCGGCCTCGGCACGTGCCGAGGCCGTCAAGGGTGATGCGCTCGACCTGCCCTACGCCGACGGAACCTTCGACTGTGTGATCGCCTCGGAGATCCTGGAGCATGTACCCGCAGACGACGCGGCCATCGCCGAGCTGGTCCGGGTCCTCAAACCCGGCGGCGCGCTGGCGGTCACGGTGCCGCGCTGGCTCCCGGAAAAGGTCTGCTGGATGCTCTCTGACGAGTATCACGCCAACGAGGGCGGCCACATCCGCATCTACAAGGCCGACGAGTTGCGCGACAAGATCACCGGCCGCGGAATGCATTTCACGCACAGCGAGCATGCGCATTCGCTGCACTCGCCGTTCTGGTGGCTCAAATGTGCTGTCGGCGTGGACAAGCCGGATCACCCGGTGGTGACCGCTTATCACAAGCTGCTGGTGTGGGACATGATGAGCCGGCCGTGGGTCACCAAGCAGGCCGAGGCCGCGTTGAATCCGCTGATCGGTAAGAGCGTCGCCCTCTATTTCCGCAAGCCAACGGTCTGA
- a CDS encoding HNH endonuclease signature motif containing protein yields MSERSGVGVHLDAARAQLHVERVAVAAKVVAAGRFALARMVELGHGLQDLIVDDWELVAAELGAELGISRGRACTLITQGRDLLTRLPALAEVFARGGVDLRVLRVILHRCALITDPDITAIIDAQLAAAAPSWNALSDERIAELIDWTIIEIDPVTVRRARQTRRRRHLTVAPVGDGMVEIYGLVDAAKGAVFDQTVEALARTVCPQDPRTHAQRRADALDALALRAARIACQCGRPDCPAAGNKVATGQFVIHVLAERDTVAAAQAERGGPAEESAAPSSAPRPAKTPRPALIPGYGPITANQLTDLLPAAQIRPVPDPADLGGEPGYHPSRALADFVGCRDLTCRWPGCTVAVARCDIDHTTPWPAGPTHPSNTKLYCRIHHLIKTFHCGPSGWTDQQHPDGTLTAPNGRVYTTTPEGALFFPRLAAPTAELGTTDMPPPTLGREQAAPTRSRTRTQNRAYRIAHERAHNRAAIDAHPPPF; encoded by the coding sequence ATGAGCGAACGGTCGGGGGTGGGGGTTCACCTCGATGCCGCGCGTGCTCAGCTGCACGTCGAACGGGTGGCGGTGGCGGCGAAGGTGGTGGCGGCGGGCCGGTTCGCGTTGGCTCGGATGGTCGAGCTCGGGCACGGGTTGCAGGATCTGATCGTCGATGACTGGGAACTGGTGGCCGCCGAACTGGGTGCGGAGCTCGGGATCAGCCGGGGCCGGGCCTGCACGCTGATCACCCAGGGCCGCGACCTGCTCACCCGTCTGCCCGCGCTGGCCGAAGTGTTCGCCAGGGGTGGGGTGGATCTGCGGGTGCTGCGAGTCATCCTGCACCGGTGCGCACTGATCACCGATCCCGACATCACGGCCATCATCGATGCCCAGCTCGCCGCGGCCGCACCCTCGTGGAACGCACTGTCGGATGAACGGATCGCCGAACTGATCGACTGGACGATCATCGAGATCGACCCCGTCACGGTCCGCCGGGCCCGGCAGACTCGGCGGCGCCGCCACCTGACCGTCGCCCCGGTCGGGGACGGGATGGTCGAAATCTACGGGCTCGTCGACGCCGCCAAGGGTGCGGTGTTCGACCAGACTGTCGAGGCGTTGGCGCGCACCGTGTGCCCGCAGGATCCGCGCACCCACGCCCAACGCCGCGCCGACGCCCTCGACGCCCTGGCATTACGGGCGGCCAGGATCGCGTGCCAGTGCGGACGCCCAGACTGCCCGGCAGCAGGCAACAAGGTGGCCACGGGTCAGTTCGTGATCCACGTGCTCGCCGAGCGCGACACGGTGGCCGCCGCACAGGCTGAACGCGGCGGCCCGGCCGAAGAGTCCGCTGCACCCTCAAGCGCGCCGCGTCCGGCGAAGACACCACGACCGGCGCTGATCCCCGGGTACGGGCCCATCACCGCCAACCAACTGACCGACCTGCTACCGGCGGCCCAGATCCGACCCGTCCCCGACCCAGCCGACCTGGGTGGCGAACCCGGCTATCACCCATCCAGAGCGCTGGCCGATTTCGTCGGCTGCCGCGACCTGACCTGCCGCTGGCCCGGCTGCACCGTGGCGGTGGCGCGCTGCGACATCGACCACACCACACCCTGGCCGGCCGGGCCCACCCATCCGTCGAACACCAAGCTGTACTGCCGCATCCACCACCTGATCAAGACCTTCCACTGCGGGCCCAGCGGCTGGACCGACCAACAACACCCCGACGGCACCCTCACCGCCCCCAACGGCCGGGTCTACACGACCACACCCGAAGGCGCGCTGTTCTTCCCTCGGCTAGCGGCGCCCACCGCAGAACTCGGCACCACCGATATGCCACCACCGACACTGGGCCGAGAACAGGCCGCCCCCACACGATCCCGCACCCGCACCCAAAACCGGGCCTACCGAATAGCCCACGAACGCGCACACAACCGCGCGGCCATCGACGCCCACCCGCCACCCTTCTGA
- a CDS encoding TetR/AcrR family transcriptional regulator encodes MGDDTSFRVRLLDGLAASIAERGYRTTTVADIVRHARTSKRTFYAEFTDKEQCFLELLRADHETLIAEIRAAVDPQAPWQDQIEQAASAYVAHIDAGPAIMLSWIRELPALGATVRTVQRSAMSGLTEMLVDLTSSPGFQRADIAPVSRELAVILLGGLRELTALTVEDGAPVQRILAPAITAAAAILGADQRKISRADFSSRSEISG; translated from the coding sequence ATGGGCGACGACACGTCGTTTCGGGTTCGTCTGCTCGACGGGCTGGCCGCCTCGATCGCCGAACGCGGCTATCGCACCACCACGGTGGCCGATATCGTGCGCCATGCACGCACCTCCAAGCGCACCTTCTACGCCGAGTTCACCGACAAGGAACAGTGCTTCCTCGAGCTGCTGCGCGCCGATCACGAGACACTGATCGCCGAGATCCGCGCCGCCGTGGATCCGCAGGCACCATGGCAGGACCAGATCGAGCAGGCCGCCTCGGCCTATGTCGCGCACATCGACGCCGGGCCGGCGATCATGCTGAGCTGGATCAGGGAACTGCCCGCCCTCGGCGCGACGGTGCGCACCGTACAGCGTTCGGCGATGAGCGGACTGACCGAAATGCTCGTCGACTTGACCAGCAGTCCGGGCTTCCAGCGCGCGGACATCGCACCGGTGAGCCGGGAACTCGCGGTGATCCTGCTCGGCGGGCTCCGCGAGCTCACCGCCCTGACCGTCGAGGACGGCGCACCGGTACAGCGCATCCTGGCGCCGGCCATCACCGCGGCGGCGGCGATCCTCGGCGCGGATCAACGCAAGATCAGCCGCGCCGATTTCAGTAGCCGCAGCGAGATCTCCGGATAG